A section of the Candidatus Poribacteria bacterium genome encodes:
- a CDS encoding ATP-dependent Clp protease proteolytic subunit, translating to MNLVPIVVEQTSRGERSYDIYSRLLRDRIIIVGSVIDDNVANSVTAQMLFLESDNPDADIVLYVNTPGGGIEAGLAIYDTMQYIRPDVQTWCVGRAYSMGAVLLAGGTSGKRYALPHSKTLIHQPLTSGISGQASDIDIHAREILRERERLYAILAEHTGQSPDKIETDADRDFYMTAQEALEYGIIDSVASRRSAEEVGRDA from the coding sequence ATGAATCTTGTTCCGATTGTTGTGGAACAAACGAGTCGCGGCGAGCGCTCTTACGATATTTACTCGCGACTGCTGAGAGATCGAATCATTATAGTTGGTTCGGTAATTGATGATAATGTCGCGAACAGTGTCACGGCTCAGATGCTCTTTTTAGAGAGTGATAATCCTGATGCGGATATCGTGCTTTACGTAAACACTCCGGGTGGCGGTATAGAGGCCGGGTTAGCAATCTATGACACAATGCAGTATATCAGACCTGATGTACAAACGTGGTGCGTCGGGCGAGCCTACAGCATGGGTGCGGTCTTGCTTGCCGGTGGCACAAGTGGAAAACGGTATGCCTTGCCACACTCCAAGACCCTCATTCATCAACCTCTTACCAGTGGTATTAGCGGTCAGGCGTCTGATATTGATATCCATGCGAGGGAGATTCTACGAGAGCGCGAAAGGCTATACGCCATCTTAGCAGAGCACACGGGACAATCGCCGGATAAAATTGAGACGGATGCAGACCGCGATTTTTATATGACAGCCCAAGAGGCTCTCGAATACGGTATTATTGATTCAGTTGCTTCCCGTCGGTCTGCTGAAGAAGTTGGGCGTGATGCCTAA